In one Dunckerocampus dactyliophorus isolate RoL2022-P2 chromosome 9, RoL_Ddac_1.1, whole genome shotgun sequence genomic region, the following are encoded:
- the wdr3 gene encoding WD repeat-containing protein 3 isoform X3: MGLTKQYLRYVSGGVFGVIGSQKANISYVTLRGGERGRYVAVAACEHVFIWDTRKAEKVLILQGQKHEVTFLCPCPDGVHVAVGYEDGAVRIFSLLNGESTVCFNGHKSAVTVIRYDALGARLVTGSKDTDVIVWDVVNECGLYRLRGHKDVITQAIFLKDKNLMVTSSKDSFVKWWDLDTQHCFKTMVGHRSEVWAMAFLNGENRLLTGSADSELRAWDISYLQEEQTEGEPQVKKGKTLLEEDDSDRNDEHADESLEDRILTCKKSGSILREARDRVVSLTSDSKARVIACHGNDAILELFTVLSEQEVEKKMARKLKKAKKKAAKAGEGEDEEPVVEKTLKDEIIRLSKIKASAKIRSVDCLMCGGELKVALLLQNNTIETYSLKTSDKTPEANKTARLTLSGHRTDARTLAFSSDNLAILSASGDTVKVWNRSTLQVIRTMACEYALCSLFVPGDRQIILGTKSGKLQIFELASGILLETVDGHNGALWSLCLAPDQRGIVTGGADKTVKFWDFELIKDEESGQKRLTLKHTRTLQLEEDVLCVKFSPDYRLLAVSLLDCTVKVFYTDTLKFFLSLYGHKLPVLCLDISHDSTLIATGSADRNVKIWGLDFGDCHRSMFAHDDSVMFLQFVPKTHLFFTGGKDKKIKQWDADKFEHIQTLEGHHREVWCLSISPNGDHLVSSSHDKSLRLWERTREPIVLEEEREMVREAQFEESLAKGDDPVVPGETQGEAAPAAKKTVETVKAAERIMEALELLRAENRKMEEHKYASNSAGKQLAPPKPNPILAAFGNISPSRYVLDVIKKVRSSELEVSLLVLPFPYVPELLALFNGFIQQGLEVELVCRCLFFLLKIHFGKISSSQKLLAVIDDLRTNTLSKVQEIRDLMGFNSAALQFLQREIESKEEVMFFMDATERLQEKKKRRRKQERAVLTIA, from the exons ATGGGCTTGACCAAGCAGTACCTGCGCTACGTCTCTGGCGGAGTCTTTGGAGTGATTGGCAGCCAGAAAGCAAACATCTCCTACGTGACGCTCCGTGGTGGAGAGAGGGGGCGCTACGTAGCCGTGGCTGCGTGCGAACACGTCTTCATCTGGGACACCCGCAAAGCGGAAAAG GTCTTGATCCTGCAGGGTCAGAAACACGAGGTGACTTTTCTGTGCCCCTGTCCCGATGGCGTCCATGTCGCCGTGGGGTACGAGGACGGCGCCGTGAGGATCTTTAGCCTGCTGAATGGTGAGAGCACCGTCTGCTTCAATGGCCACAAGTCTGCCGTTACAGTCATACGCTACGATGCTCTGGGGGCGCGGCTTGTCACTGGCTCCAAG GACACAGACGTGATCGTGTGGGACGTCGTCAACGAGTGTGGTCTGTACCGACTGCGAGGCCACAAAGACGTCATCACTCAGGCGATCTTCCTCAAAGACAAGAACCTCATGGTTACCAG CTCCAAGGACAGTTTTGTCAAGTGGTGGGACTTGGACACGCAGCACTGCTTCAAGACCATGGTGGGCCACCGCAGTGAG GTGTGGGCCATGGCGTTTCTTAACGGCGAGAACCGTCTGTTGACGGGCTCCGCCGACAGCGAGCTAAGAGCGTGGGACATCAGCTACCTGCAGGAG GAACAAACTGAGGGCGAGCCCCAAGTGAAGAAGGGGAAAACTCTTCTGGAGGAGGACGACAGTGACAGGAATGACGAACATGCGGATGAGAGTCTAGAAGAC CGGATTTTGACTTGTAAGAAATCCGGCTCCATCCTCCGTGAGGCCAGAGACAGAGTGGTGTCTCTGACCTCTGACAGCAAAGCCAGAGTCATCGCTTGTCAt GGTAATGACGCCATCCTGGAGCTCTTCACTGTGCTGTCAGAGCAGGAAGTGGAGAAGAAGATGGCTAGGAAGCTGAAGAAAGCTAAAAAGAAGGCGGCCAA AGCAGGAGAGGGTGAAGATGAGGAGCCAGTTGTGGAGAAGACGCTGAAGGACGAGATCATCCGATTGAGCAAAATCAAGGCGTCCGCCAAGATCAG GTCGGTGGACTGCTTGATGTGCGGCGGCGAGCTGAAGGTGGCGCTACTGCTGCAGAACAACACCATCGAGACGTACAGCCTGAAGACGTCAGATAAGACGCCAGAGGCCAACAAGACGGCGCGCCTCACTCTGAGCGGCCATCGCACCGACGCGCGAACGCTGGCCTTCAGCTCGGACAACCTGGCCATCCTGTCGGCATCCGGCGACACGGTCAAAGTGTGGAACAG GTCCACCCTGCAGGTGATCCGTACCATGGCCTGTGAATACGCCCTCTGCTCCCTCTTTGTGCCCGGAGACAGACAGATCATCCTGGGCACAAAG aGTGGGAAGCTGCAGATCTTTGAGTTGGCCTCAGGAATCCTCCTGGAGACCGTTGATGGCCACAACGGAGCCCTGTGGTCTCTGTGCCTGGCCCCAGACCAG AGGGGGATCGTGACTGGAGGTGCAGACAAGACGGTCAAGTTCTGGGACTTTGAGCTGATAAAAGATGAGGAGAGTGGACAGAA GAGGCTGACGTTGAAACACACTCGCACGTTACAGCTGGAGGAGGACGTCCTGTGTGTGAAGTTCTCTCCTGACTACAGGCTTCTAGCCGTCTCCTTGCTGGACTGCACCGTCAAAGTCTTCTATACAGACACGCTGAAG TTCTTCCTGTCGCTGTATGGCCACAAGCTGCCCGTGCTTTGTCTGGACATCTCACAC GATAGTACGCTGATCGCCACCGGCTCAGCGGACCGCAACGTGAAGATCTGGGGTTTGGACTTCGGCGACTGTCACCGCTCCATGTTTGCTCACGATGACAG CGTCATGTTCCTCCAGTTTGTCCCCAAGACGCATTTGTTCTTCACAGGAGGCAAGGACAAGAAGATCAAACAGTGGGACGCGGACAAGTTTGAGCATATCCAGACCCTGGAG GGCCACCATCGCGAGGTGTGGTGTCTGAGCATCAGCCCCAATGGCGACCACCTCGTCTCATCGTCACACGACAAGTCTCTGCGCCTGTGGGAGAGGACCAGGGAGCCCATCGTCCTTGAGGAGGAGAGGGAGATG gttCGAGAAGCCCAGTTTGAGGAGAGCCTGGCCAAAGGGGACGATCCAGTG GTGCCCGGAGAGACCCAAGGCGAGGCCGCGCCGGCCGCGAAGAAGACTGTGGAGACGGTGAAAGCT GCCGAGCGCATCATGGAGGCTCTGGAGCTCCTCAGGGCAGAGAACAGGAAGATGGAAGAGCATAAATATGCTTCCAATAGTGCCGGAAAACAG CTGGCGCCCCCCAAACCCAATCCCATCCTTGCAGCCTTTGGAAACATCTCT CCATCTCGCTACGTTCTGGACGTCATCAAGAAGGTCCGGTCCAG CGAGCTGGAGGTTTCCCTGCTGGTGTTGCCCTTCCCGTATGTCCCCGAGCTGTTGGCCCTCTTCAATGGCTTCATCCAGCAAGGCCTGGAAGTGGAGCTGGTGTGTCGCTGCCTCTTCTTCCTGCTCAA GATTCATTTTGGTAAGATCTCCAGCAGCCAGAAGCTGCTTGCCGTCATTGACGATCTTCGCACCAACACGCTCTCCAAAGTGCAGGAGATCCGA GACCTGATGGGCTTCAACAGCGCCGCCCTGCAGTTCCTCCAGCGCGAGATCGAGAGTAAAGAAGAAGTGATGTTCTTCATGGACGCCACAGAAAGGCtgcaggagaagaagaagaggaggaggaagcaggaGAGAGCCGTGCTCACCATTGCTTGA
- the wdr3 gene encoding WD repeat-containing protein 3 isoform X2, which translates to MEVTVFIFYAQRYQRIMGLTKQYLRYVSGGVFGVIGSQKANISYVTLRGGERGRYVAVAACEHVFIWDTRKAEKVLILQGQKHEVTFLCPCPDGVHVAVGYEDGAVRIFSLLNGESTVCFNGHKSAVTVIRYDALGARLVTGSKDTDVIVWDVVNECGLYRLRGHKDVITQAIFLKDKNLMVTSSKDSFVKWWDLDTQHCFKTMVGHRSEVWAMAFLNGENRLLTGSADSELRAWDISYLQEEQTEGEPQVKKGKTLLEEDDSDRNDEHADESLEDRILTCKKSGSILREARDRVVSLTSDSKARVIACHGNDAILELFTVLSEQEVEKKMARKLKKAKKKAAKAGEGEDEEPVVEKTLKDEIIRLSKIKASAKIRSVDCLMCGGELKVALLLQNNTIETYSLKTSDKTPEANKTARLTLSGHRTDARTLAFSSDNLAILSASGDTVKVWNRSTLQVIRTMACEYALCSLFVPGDRQIILGTKSGKLQIFELASGILLETVDGHNGALWSLCLAPDQRGIVTGGADKTVKFWDFELIKDEESGQKRLTLKHTRTLQLEEDVLCVKFSPDYRLLAVSLLDCTVKVFYTDTLKFFLSLYGHKLPVLCLDISHDSTLIATGSADRNVKIWGLDFGDCHRSMFAHDDSVMFLQFVPKTHLFFTGGKDKKIKQWDADKFEHIQTLEGHHREVWCLSISPNGDHLVSSSHDKSLRLWERTREPIVLEEEREMVREAQFEESLAKGDDPVVPGETQGEAAPAAKKTVETVKAAERIMEALELLRAENRKMEEHKYASNSAGKQLAPPKPNPILAAFGNISPSRYVLDVIKKVRSSELEVSLLVLPFPYVPELLALFNGFIQQGLEVELVCRCLFFLLKIHFGKISSSQKLLAVIDDLRTNTLSKVQEIRDLMGFNSAALQFLQREIESKEEVMFFMDATERLQEKKKRRRKQERAVLTIA; encoded by the exons GTACCAGCGCATCATGGGCTTGACCAAGCAGTACCTGCGCTACGTCTCTGGCGGAGTCTTTGGAGTGATTGGCAGCCAGAAAGCAAACATCTCCTACGTGACGCTCCGTGGTGGAGAGAGGGGGCGCTACGTAGCCGTGGCTGCGTGCGAACACGTCTTCATCTGGGACACCCGCAAAGCGGAAAAG GTCTTGATCCTGCAGGGTCAGAAACACGAGGTGACTTTTCTGTGCCCCTGTCCCGATGGCGTCCATGTCGCCGTGGGGTACGAGGACGGCGCCGTGAGGATCTTTAGCCTGCTGAATGGTGAGAGCACCGTCTGCTTCAATGGCCACAAGTCTGCCGTTACAGTCATACGCTACGATGCTCTGGGGGCGCGGCTTGTCACTGGCTCCAAG GACACAGACGTGATCGTGTGGGACGTCGTCAACGAGTGTGGTCTGTACCGACTGCGAGGCCACAAAGACGTCATCACTCAGGCGATCTTCCTCAAAGACAAGAACCTCATGGTTACCAG CTCCAAGGACAGTTTTGTCAAGTGGTGGGACTTGGACACGCAGCACTGCTTCAAGACCATGGTGGGCCACCGCAGTGAG GTGTGGGCCATGGCGTTTCTTAACGGCGAGAACCGTCTGTTGACGGGCTCCGCCGACAGCGAGCTAAGAGCGTGGGACATCAGCTACCTGCAGGAG GAACAAACTGAGGGCGAGCCCCAAGTGAAGAAGGGGAAAACTCTTCTGGAGGAGGACGACAGTGACAGGAATGACGAACATGCGGATGAGAGTCTAGAAGAC CGGATTTTGACTTGTAAGAAATCCGGCTCCATCCTCCGTGAGGCCAGAGACAGAGTGGTGTCTCTGACCTCTGACAGCAAAGCCAGAGTCATCGCTTGTCAt GGTAATGACGCCATCCTGGAGCTCTTCACTGTGCTGTCAGAGCAGGAAGTGGAGAAGAAGATGGCTAGGAAGCTGAAGAAAGCTAAAAAGAAGGCGGCCAA AGCAGGAGAGGGTGAAGATGAGGAGCCAGTTGTGGAGAAGACGCTGAAGGACGAGATCATCCGATTGAGCAAAATCAAGGCGTCCGCCAAGATCAG GTCGGTGGACTGCTTGATGTGCGGCGGCGAGCTGAAGGTGGCGCTACTGCTGCAGAACAACACCATCGAGACGTACAGCCTGAAGACGTCAGATAAGACGCCAGAGGCCAACAAGACGGCGCGCCTCACTCTGAGCGGCCATCGCACCGACGCGCGAACGCTGGCCTTCAGCTCGGACAACCTGGCCATCCTGTCGGCATCCGGCGACACGGTCAAAGTGTGGAACAG GTCCACCCTGCAGGTGATCCGTACCATGGCCTGTGAATACGCCCTCTGCTCCCTCTTTGTGCCCGGAGACAGACAGATCATCCTGGGCACAAAG aGTGGGAAGCTGCAGATCTTTGAGTTGGCCTCAGGAATCCTCCTGGAGACCGTTGATGGCCACAACGGAGCCCTGTGGTCTCTGTGCCTGGCCCCAGACCAG AGGGGGATCGTGACTGGAGGTGCAGACAAGACGGTCAAGTTCTGGGACTTTGAGCTGATAAAAGATGAGGAGAGTGGACAGAA GAGGCTGACGTTGAAACACACTCGCACGTTACAGCTGGAGGAGGACGTCCTGTGTGTGAAGTTCTCTCCTGACTACAGGCTTCTAGCCGTCTCCTTGCTGGACTGCACCGTCAAAGTCTTCTATACAGACACGCTGAAG TTCTTCCTGTCGCTGTATGGCCACAAGCTGCCCGTGCTTTGTCTGGACATCTCACAC GATAGTACGCTGATCGCCACCGGCTCAGCGGACCGCAACGTGAAGATCTGGGGTTTGGACTTCGGCGACTGTCACCGCTCCATGTTTGCTCACGATGACAG CGTCATGTTCCTCCAGTTTGTCCCCAAGACGCATTTGTTCTTCACAGGAGGCAAGGACAAGAAGATCAAACAGTGGGACGCGGACAAGTTTGAGCATATCCAGACCCTGGAG GGCCACCATCGCGAGGTGTGGTGTCTGAGCATCAGCCCCAATGGCGACCACCTCGTCTCATCGTCACACGACAAGTCTCTGCGCCTGTGGGAGAGGACCAGGGAGCCCATCGTCCTTGAGGAGGAGAGGGAGATG gttCGAGAAGCCCAGTTTGAGGAGAGCCTGGCCAAAGGGGACGATCCAGTG GTGCCCGGAGAGACCCAAGGCGAGGCCGCGCCGGCCGCGAAGAAGACTGTGGAGACGGTGAAAGCT GCCGAGCGCATCATGGAGGCTCTGGAGCTCCTCAGGGCAGAGAACAGGAAGATGGAAGAGCATAAATATGCTTCCAATAGTGCCGGAAAACAG CTGGCGCCCCCCAAACCCAATCCCATCCTTGCAGCCTTTGGAAACATCTCT CCATCTCGCTACGTTCTGGACGTCATCAAGAAGGTCCGGTCCAG CGAGCTGGAGGTTTCCCTGCTGGTGTTGCCCTTCCCGTATGTCCCCGAGCTGTTGGCCCTCTTCAATGGCTTCATCCAGCAAGGCCTGGAAGTGGAGCTGGTGTGTCGCTGCCTCTTCTTCCTGCTCAA GATTCATTTTGGTAAGATCTCCAGCAGCCAGAAGCTGCTTGCCGTCATTGACGATCTTCGCACCAACACGCTCTCCAAAGTGCAGGAGATCCGA GACCTGATGGGCTTCAACAGCGCCGCCCTGCAGTTCCTCCAGCGCGAGATCGAGAGTAAAGAAGAAGTGATGTTCTTCATGGACGCCACAGAAAGGCtgcaggagaagaagaagaggaggaggaagcaggaGAGAGCCGTGCTCACCATTGCTTGA
- the wdr3 gene encoding WD repeat-containing protein 3 isoform X1 yields MRRGEKRASITKKYQRIMGLTKQYLRYVSGGVFGVIGSQKANISYVTLRGGERGRYVAVAACEHVFIWDTRKAEKVLILQGQKHEVTFLCPCPDGVHVAVGYEDGAVRIFSLLNGESTVCFNGHKSAVTVIRYDALGARLVTGSKDTDVIVWDVVNECGLYRLRGHKDVITQAIFLKDKNLMVTSSKDSFVKWWDLDTQHCFKTMVGHRSEVWAMAFLNGENRLLTGSADSELRAWDISYLQEEQTEGEPQVKKGKTLLEEDDSDRNDEHADESLEDRILTCKKSGSILREARDRVVSLTSDSKARVIACHGNDAILELFTVLSEQEVEKKMARKLKKAKKKAAKAGEGEDEEPVVEKTLKDEIIRLSKIKASAKIRSVDCLMCGGELKVALLLQNNTIETYSLKTSDKTPEANKTARLTLSGHRTDARTLAFSSDNLAILSASGDTVKVWNRSTLQVIRTMACEYALCSLFVPGDRQIILGTKSGKLQIFELASGILLETVDGHNGALWSLCLAPDQRGIVTGGADKTVKFWDFELIKDEESGQKRLTLKHTRTLQLEEDVLCVKFSPDYRLLAVSLLDCTVKVFYTDTLKFFLSLYGHKLPVLCLDISHDSTLIATGSADRNVKIWGLDFGDCHRSMFAHDDSVMFLQFVPKTHLFFTGGKDKKIKQWDADKFEHIQTLEGHHREVWCLSISPNGDHLVSSSHDKSLRLWERTREPIVLEEEREMVREAQFEESLAKGDDPVVPGETQGEAAPAAKKTVETVKAAERIMEALELLRAENRKMEEHKYASNSAGKQLAPPKPNPILAAFGNISPSRYVLDVIKKVRSSELEVSLLVLPFPYVPELLALFNGFIQQGLEVELVCRCLFFLLKIHFGKISSSQKLLAVIDDLRTNTLSKVQEIRDLMGFNSAALQFLQREIESKEEVMFFMDATERLQEKKKRRRKQERAVLTIA; encoded by the exons GTACCAGCGCATCATGGGCTTGACCAAGCAGTACCTGCGCTACGTCTCTGGCGGAGTCTTTGGAGTGATTGGCAGCCAGAAAGCAAACATCTCCTACGTGACGCTCCGTGGTGGAGAGAGGGGGCGCTACGTAGCCGTGGCTGCGTGCGAACACGTCTTCATCTGGGACACCCGCAAAGCGGAAAAG GTCTTGATCCTGCAGGGTCAGAAACACGAGGTGACTTTTCTGTGCCCCTGTCCCGATGGCGTCCATGTCGCCGTGGGGTACGAGGACGGCGCCGTGAGGATCTTTAGCCTGCTGAATGGTGAGAGCACCGTCTGCTTCAATGGCCACAAGTCTGCCGTTACAGTCATACGCTACGATGCTCTGGGGGCGCGGCTTGTCACTGGCTCCAAG GACACAGACGTGATCGTGTGGGACGTCGTCAACGAGTGTGGTCTGTACCGACTGCGAGGCCACAAAGACGTCATCACTCAGGCGATCTTCCTCAAAGACAAGAACCTCATGGTTACCAG CTCCAAGGACAGTTTTGTCAAGTGGTGGGACTTGGACACGCAGCACTGCTTCAAGACCATGGTGGGCCACCGCAGTGAG GTGTGGGCCATGGCGTTTCTTAACGGCGAGAACCGTCTGTTGACGGGCTCCGCCGACAGCGAGCTAAGAGCGTGGGACATCAGCTACCTGCAGGAG GAACAAACTGAGGGCGAGCCCCAAGTGAAGAAGGGGAAAACTCTTCTGGAGGAGGACGACAGTGACAGGAATGACGAACATGCGGATGAGAGTCTAGAAGAC CGGATTTTGACTTGTAAGAAATCCGGCTCCATCCTCCGTGAGGCCAGAGACAGAGTGGTGTCTCTGACCTCTGACAGCAAAGCCAGAGTCATCGCTTGTCAt GGTAATGACGCCATCCTGGAGCTCTTCACTGTGCTGTCAGAGCAGGAAGTGGAGAAGAAGATGGCTAGGAAGCTGAAGAAAGCTAAAAAGAAGGCGGCCAA AGCAGGAGAGGGTGAAGATGAGGAGCCAGTTGTGGAGAAGACGCTGAAGGACGAGATCATCCGATTGAGCAAAATCAAGGCGTCCGCCAAGATCAG GTCGGTGGACTGCTTGATGTGCGGCGGCGAGCTGAAGGTGGCGCTACTGCTGCAGAACAACACCATCGAGACGTACAGCCTGAAGACGTCAGATAAGACGCCAGAGGCCAACAAGACGGCGCGCCTCACTCTGAGCGGCCATCGCACCGACGCGCGAACGCTGGCCTTCAGCTCGGACAACCTGGCCATCCTGTCGGCATCCGGCGACACGGTCAAAGTGTGGAACAG GTCCACCCTGCAGGTGATCCGTACCATGGCCTGTGAATACGCCCTCTGCTCCCTCTTTGTGCCCGGAGACAGACAGATCATCCTGGGCACAAAG aGTGGGAAGCTGCAGATCTTTGAGTTGGCCTCAGGAATCCTCCTGGAGACCGTTGATGGCCACAACGGAGCCCTGTGGTCTCTGTGCCTGGCCCCAGACCAG AGGGGGATCGTGACTGGAGGTGCAGACAAGACGGTCAAGTTCTGGGACTTTGAGCTGATAAAAGATGAGGAGAGTGGACAGAA GAGGCTGACGTTGAAACACACTCGCACGTTACAGCTGGAGGAGGACGTCCTGTGTGTGAAGTTCTCTCCTGACTACAGGCTTCTAGCCGTCTCCTTGCTGGACTGCACCGTCAAAGTCTTCTATACAGACACGCTGAAG TTCTTCCTGTCGCTGTATGGCCACAAGCTGCCCGTGCTTTGTCTGGACATCTCACAC GATAGTACGCTGATCGCCACCGGCTCAGCGGACCGCAACGTGAAGATCTGGGGTTTGGACTTCGGCGACTGTCACCGCTCCATGTTTGCTCACGATGACAG CGTCATGTTCCTCCAGTTTGTCCCCAAGACGCATTTGTTCTTCACAGGAGGCAAGGACAAGAAGATCAAACAGTGGGACGCGGACAAGTTTGAGCATATCCAGACCCTGGAG GGCCACCATCGCGAGGTGTGGTGTCTGAGCATCAGCCCCAATGGCGACCACCTCGTCTCATCGTCACACGACAAGTCTCTGCGCCTGTGGGAGAGGACCAGGGAGCCCATCGTCCTTGAGGAGGAGAGGGAGATG gttCGAGAAGCCCAGTTTGAGGAGAGCCTGGCCAAAGGGGACGATCCAGTG GTGCCCGGAGAGACCCAAGGCGAGGCCGCGCCGGCCGCGAAGAAGACTGTGGAGACGGTGAAAGCT GCCGAGCGCATCATGGAGGCTCTGGAGCTCCTCAGGGCAGAGAACAGGAAGATGGAAGAGCATAAATATGCTTCCAATAGTGCCGGAAAACAG CTGGCGCCCCCCAAACCCAATCCCATCCTTGCAGCCTTTGGAAACATCTCT CCATCTCGCTACGTTCTGGACGTCATCAAGAAGGTCCGGTCCAG CGAGCTGGAGGTTTCCCTGCTGGTGTTGCCCTTCCCGTATGTCCCCGAGCTGTTGGCCCTCTTCAATGGCTTCATCCAGCAAGGCCTGGAAGTGGAGCTGGTGTGTCGCTGCCTCTTCTTCCTGCTCAA GATTCATTTTGGTAAGATCTCCAGCAGCCAGAAGCTGCTTGCCGTCATTGACGATCTTCGCACCAACACGCTCTCCAAAGTGCAGGAGATCCGA GACCTGATGGGCTTCAACAGCGCCGCCCTGCAGTTCCTCCAGCGCGAGATCGAGAGTAAAGAAGAAGTGATGTTCTTCATGGACGCCACAGAAAGGCtgcaggagaagaagaagaggaggaggaagcaggaGAGAGCCGTGCTCACCATTGCTTGA